A genomic region of Desulfosarcina ovata subsp. ovata contains the following coding sequences:
- a CDS encoding HigA family addiction module antitoxin, whose protein sequence is MMAIPNTTKREIRPTHPGEMLREDFMPDYNLNTTSVAKALGVSRQTINEILRERRAISPAMALRLSRLFGNSPEFWLNVQHSWDLWDSAQRYSKELSQIKPLNAA, encoded by the coding sequence ATGATGGCTATTCCTAATACAACAAAGCGAGAAATCAGGCCGACTCATCCCGGTGAAATGCTCAGAGAGGATTTCATGCCGGACTATAATCTTAACACGACCTCAGTGGCAAAGGCTTTAGGCGTATCACGCCAAACAATAAATGAAATTCTAAGAGAACGACGAGCTATCAGTCCTGCTATGGCGCTCAGATTATCGCGTCTTTTTGGCAATTCACCCGAATTCTGGCTGAATGTTCAGCATTCATGGGATCTTTGGGATTCAGCACAGCGGTATAGTAAAGAACTTTCACAAATCAAACCGTTGAATGCCGCATGA
- a CDS encoding type II toxin-antitoxin system RelE/ParE family toxin produces MIKTFADKETQKLFTTGKSKRVPSDLLRRAIRRLEFIHFANDINDLLVPPSNRLHALKGDRKGQYSISINDQWRICFGFIEGDAYDVEITDYH; encoded by the coding sequence ATGATAAAAACATTTGCCGATAAGGAAACCCAAAAATTATTCACTACTGGCAAATCAAAACGTGTTCCTTCGGATTTATTACGAAGGGCAATACGGCGTTTAGAATTTATCCATTTTGCAAATGACATAAATGACCTTTTGGTGCCCCCCAGCAACAGGCTCCATGCGCTAAAAGGAGATAGAAAAGGGCAATATTCCATATCGATAAATGACCAGTGGCGAATATGTTTCGGTTTCATTGAAGGCGATGCCTACGATGTTGAGATAACCGATTACCATTAA
- a CDS encoding IS110 family transposase, giving the protein MNKIVKYVGLDVHKDSITIAIADEGRDGNVRVYGKISNDLGQIDNVMRKLISQNAELHCVYEAGPCGYPIYRHLTSKGIDCVVVAPALIPKKTGDRVKNDRRDATHLATLHRSGELTPVYVPDQADEALRDLVRARKDIQISLRKVKQQINAFLLRQGISYPGKSKWGKAHLNWLAELKMQHPAQHIALTEYLDAMEDHEARVKRIEKAIEQCCQTSRLLPVIEALQALRGISLLSAVTVVAELGDLSRFDTPAQLMAYLGLIPSEHSSGGTIKKGPITKTGNTHARRTLIESAQAYRMPARKSKAIRKRQEGLPDDVLDIAWNAQLRLCHRYRRLIAKGKNHNVVITAIARELAGFIWAIARAVPIVAAER; this is encoded by the coding sequence ATGAACAAGATAGTAAAGTATGTTGGTTTAGATGTCCACAAAGATTCGATTACCATTGCTATCGCCGATGAAGGACGTGACGGAAACGTTCGAGTGTATGGAAAAATCAGCAACGACCTGGGGCAGATTGATAACGTCATGCGAAAACTGATTTCACAAAACGCCGAATTGCATTGTGTTTACGAAGCAGGTCCGTGCGGATATCCGATCTATAGGCATTTAACAAGCAAGGGGATCGATTGCGTTGTCGTTGCTCCAGCGTTGATCCCCAAAAAAACAGGTGATCGGGTTAAGAATGATCGCCGTGATGCAACCCACCTGGCGACGCTCCACCGTTCCGGAGAACTGACGCCGGTGTATGTCCCCGATCAGGCCGATGAAGCGCTTCGTGACCTGGTACGTGCACGAAAAGACATCCAAATATCGCTCCGCAAAGTCAAACAACAGATCAATGCCTTTTTATTGCGACAAGGAATCAGTTATCCAGGTAAAAGCAAATGGGGTAAAGCTCATTTAAATTGGCTGGCGGAGCTGAAAATGCAGCATCCTGCCCAGCATATTGCCCTTACCGAATACCTGGACGCCATGGAAGACCATGAGGCCCGCGTTAAGCGCATCGAAAAAGCGATTGAGCAATGTTGCCAAACCAGTCGACTGCTTCCGGTTATCGAGGCTCTGCAAGCGCTCAGGGGGATTTCTTTGCTCAGCGCGGTGACCGTCGTCGCTGAACTGGGGGATCTGAGCCGTTTCGATACGCCGGCACAGCTGATGGCCTATTTGGGTCTGATCCCATCGGAGCATTCAAGCGGTGGCACCATCAAAAAAGGCCCCATTACCAAAACCGGCAATACCCATGCCCGCAGGACGTTGATCGAATCGGCTCAGGCCTATCGTATGCCGGCCCGGAAAAGTAAGGCGATCCGTAAACGCCAGGAAGGCTTGCCGGACGATGTTTTGGATATTGCCTGGAATGCACAGCTACGACTATGCCACCGCTACCGCAGGTTGATTGCAAAGGGCAAAAACCATAACGTGGTCATCACCGCGATTGCACGCGAGTTGGCCGGTTTCATCTGGGCCATTGCCCGGGCTGTTCCAATCGTGGCCGCTGAAAGATGA
- a CDS encoding HigA family addiction module antitoxin has protein sequence MIRIPTHRTPTHPGEMLLEEFLKPMGITQRNLANAINVPYQRINEIINGRRGITPSTALRLAKVFGVSADFWMNIQLRWDLYFAMKSESDALNNIKPLPLNHLDTNKSSAQHGAGH, from the coding sequence ATGATACGAATACCTACACATAGGACACCGACCCACCCTGGGGAAATGCTGCTGGAAGAATTTTTAAAGCCAATGGGCATAACCCAGCGTAATTTAGCTAACGCCATCAACGTTCCTTATCAACGGATTAATGAAATAATCAATGGCAGGCGTGGTATTACGCCCAGCACGGCTTTAAGGCTTGCTAAGGTTTTTGGGGTTTCGGCTGATTTTTGGATGAATATTCAACTCAGGTGGGATCTTTATTTCGCAATGAAATCTGAATCTGATGCATTGAATAATATAAAACCACTGCCTTTGAACCACCTTGATACGAATAAGTCCAGCGCCCAACATGGCGCTGGACACTGA
- a CDS encoding FAD-dependent oxidoreductase: protein MKLFEPIEIGGMPVKNRIVMAPMTSHYARKGIVTERMVHFYTARAKGGVGLITIEDGIVDYPLGNNTDNPLAVDHDRCIPGLTQLSKAIKKEGARAMLQLSHAGRRAGHLSPRTMRLDRTGGRMPVAPSPLAHPSPGHVVPRPLSTGEIDDIIEAFGQAARRAVEAGFDMIGLHCAHMYLLGQFLSPWANKRKDAYGGNLEGRLKIVLKIIRRIRSEVGTGYPIVCRINGQEPEEGNTVDELCFIAKALESNGVAALHVSVGFGSILWDKDFIPAEATMGMPEGCIVHLAENIKQAVSIPVITVNKIRHVDFAERVLQEDRADMIALGRALLADPQWPNKARQGRWDDIRPCVSCCQGCVGNIEKGQPISCLVNPMLGREKTARIRPVGAKRAKRVLVLGGGPAGLEASIVASQRGHQVELWERHADLGGRLRIAATPPGKTELDEFKAFLHRQAANQGVRIVLNRAADVDAVLEEHPDVVVVATGARPHIPEFAVTGNGFVKTVAEILNTGVPEGDSAVIVGGGLVGLETAHYLLEMRKRVTVVEMGEALGQDMPMITRMPLLLQLGAKGARMLAEARAREIRTNGVRVDIKGEETWIHADFVVLCTGDVADPELETALNGHGIPVHTIGDCRQPGDMPAAVYQGFMAGLEL, encoded by the coding sequence GTGAAGCTGTTTGAACCCATCGAGATTGGCGGCATGCCGGTTAAGAACCGAATCGTTATGGCCCCGATGACCAGCCATTACGCCCGGAAAGGGATCGTGACCGAGCGCATGGTTCATTTTTACACGGCCCGGGCAAAGGGCGGCGTCGGGCTGATAACGATTGAAGACGGGATTGTGGACTATCCGCTGGGAAACAACACCGATAACCCGCTGGCCGTGGATCATGATCGGTGCATCCCGGGGCTCACGCAGCTGAGCAAGGCCATTAAAAAAGAGGGTGCCAGGGCGATGCTCCAGCTCTCCCATGCCGGACGCCGGGCGGGCCATCTGTCGCCACGCACCATGCGCCTGGACCGTACCGGTGGCCGGATGCCGGTGGCCCCGTCGCCCCTGGCCCATCCTTCGCCGGGGCATGTGGTCCCCCGGCCGCTCAGTACCGGTGAGATCGATGACATCATCGAGGCCTTCGGTCAGGCGGCCCGGAGGGCGGTTGAGGCGGGCTTCGATATGATCGGGCTGCATTGCGCCCACATGTATCTGCTCGGACAATTCCTTTCGCCCTGGGCCAACAAACGCAAAGATGCCTATGGCGGGAATTTGGAGGGCCGACTGAAAATCGTTCTGAAGATTATTCGGCGGATCAGAAGCGAAGTCGGCACCGGCTACCCCATCGTCTGCCGCATAAACGGCCAGGAGCCGGAAGAGGGCAATACGGTCGATGAGCTTTGCTTCATCGCCAAGGCACTTGAATCAAACGGTGTTGCCGCCCTGCATGTGTCCGTGGGGTTTGGCAGCATCCTTTGGGACAAGGACTTCATTCCGGCAGAGGCCACCATGGGGATGCCGGAAGGGTGCATCGTCCATCTGGCCGAAAATATCAAACAGGCCGTCTCCATTCCCGTGATCACGGTCAACAAGATTCGGCATGTGGATTTTGCCGAAAGGGTGCTTCAGGAGGACCGTGCCGACATGATCGCTTTGGGCCGTGCCCTGCTGGCAGACCCCCAATGGCCCAACAAGGCCCGGCAGGGGCGCTGGGACGACATCCGTCCCTGTGTTTCTTGTTGCCAGGGCTGTGTGGGCAATATCGAGAAGGGGCAGCCGATCAGTTGCCTGGTCAATCCCATGCTCGGCCGGGAGAAAACGGCCCGTATCCGCCCGGTGGGTGCAAAGCGGGCAAAACGGGTTCTGGTCCTGGGAGGCGGTCCGGCCGGTCTGGAGGCATCTATTGTGGCTTCCCAGCGGGGCCATCAGGTGGAGCTCTGGGAACGGCACGCGGATCTGGGAGGGCGCCTGAGGATTGCCGCTACGCCTCCGGGAAAAACCGAGCTGGATGAATTCAAGGCGTTTCTCCATCGCCAGGCGGCGAATCAAGGGGTACGGATTGTCTTGAACCGCGCCGCCGATGTGGATGCGGTACTGGAGGAACATCCGGATGTGGTGGTGGTGGCCACCGGCGCCCGGCCGCATATTCCCGAATTTGCGGTGACAGGTAACGGATTTGTGAAAACGGTGGCGGAAATTCTCAACACCGGCGTGCCCGAAGGCGATTCTGCGGTGATTGTCGGCGGCGGGCTGGTCGGTCTGGAGACAGCCCACTATCTGCTGGAGATGAGAAAACGGGTTACCGTCGTGGAAATGGGCGAGGCGCTCGGTCAGGACATGCCGATGATTACACGCATGCCGCTGTTGCTGCAGCTCGGTGCCAAAGGCGCACGGATGCTTGCCGAGGCCCGGGCGCGTGAGATCAGAACCAATGGGGTCAGGGTCGATATCAAGGGCGAGGAGACGTGGATCCATGCCGATTTTGTGGTGCTTTGCACCGGGGATGTGGCCGATCCGGAATTGGAGACCGCACTCAATGGTCACGGCATTCCAGTTCACACCATCGGCGACTGCCGGCAGCCCGGCGATATGCCCGCGGCGGTTTATCAGGGATTCATGGCTGGCCTTGAACTTTAA
- a CDS encoding HDOD domain-containing protein has product MKSETALDNLIEEMRSKGNLPALNDTVLEISRLAKNSESSAPDLAAVIMRDCGLASNLLAAVNSSYYAPRFPIKTISSAVTYIGFEKVYLLSLGLGLFRHTMETLQARNLLKLYATSYFSGTLAMSLAEVYGHASPEEIFIAGLLYRLPGLSLANTFPQHFLDMQSRINERGMTLNQACLDVFQVRYDDICDAVLAIYHLPEDVERVINQGKVSDEPLTMLVGEAAGLAAMLFGDRPAGKDVLRKTEKRIRKLLDRPKFSVSETIRQTFENDRNIKHFFSLGAEDVEIMVNLLEWGKANPMAVVTHLDFGTTLDAESPADTPEALIGHFLTELALCRKRGGELNPLLMLSQEALFRCLPGSEIFMAFLSQDKQQLLGRFYVGSSLHLNAQEFSVAMTNTDAAIVRCMKVQSPTEWQKGGVGLGLPYALFGRMPFQAAYMVPIVVNKQAIGLCFTGRLNGKGFNDRECVWIDQIVSHIQAAFSVTRT; this is encoded by the coding sequence ATGAAATCAGAGACCGCTTTGGATAACCTGATAGAAGAGATGCGCAGTAAGGGAAACCTGCCCGCATTGAATGATACGGTACTTGAAATATCGAGGCTTGCCAAAAACAGCGAATCCAGCGCCCCCGACCTGGCGGCAGTCATCATGCGTGACTGCGGACTGGCCAGCAATCTCCTGGCCGCGGTCAATTCCAGTTATTACGCACCACGATTTCCCATTAAAACCATCTCATCGGCAGTGACCTACATTGGTTTCGAAAAAGTCTATCTGCTTTCCCTGGGGCTCGGTCTTTTCCGGCATACCATGGAAACCCTGCAGGCGCGGAACCTGTTGAAGCTGTATGCCACATCCTATTTTTCAGGCACCCTGGCCATGTCGTTGGCCGAGGTATACGGACACGCCAGCCCCGAAGAGATTTTCATTGCCGGCCTGCTTTACCGGCTGCCCGGCTTGAGTCTGGCCAACACCTTTCCCCAGCATTTCCTCGACATGCAATCGCGGATCAATGAGCGTGGAATGACGCTTAACCAGGCCTGCTTGGACGTTTTCCAGGTTCGCTACGACGACATCTGTGACGCCGTGCTGGCGATCTACCATCTTCCTGAGGATGTGGAACGGGTGATCAATCAGGGCAAGGTGTCGGATGAACCGTTGACCATGCTGGTGGGAGAAGCGGCTGGGTTGGCGGCCATGCTGTTCGGAGACCGGCCGGCTGGCAAAGATGTCCTGAGAAAGACCGAGAAAAGGATCCGTAAGCTTCTTGACCGTCCGAAATTCTCCGTTTCCGAAACGATTCGGCAAACGTTTGAAAATGATCGCAACATCAAGCACTTTTTCAGTCTTGGTGCCGAAGATGTGGAGATCATGGTCAACCTTCTGGAGTGGGGCAAGGCCAACCCCATGGCGGTGGTCACCCACCTGGATTTCGGCACGACGTTGGATGCTGAATCGCCAGCCGATACCCCGGAGGCGTTGATCGGTCATTTCCTTACCGAATTGGCGTTATGCCGCAAACGGGGCGGAGAACTCAACCCGTTATTGATGCTTTCCCAGGAAGCCTTGTTTCGCTGCCTGCCGGGCAGTGAGATTTTTATGGCGTTCTTGAGTCAGGACAAACAGCAACTGCTGGGACGGTTTTATGTGGGCAGTTCATTACACTTGAATGCACAGGAATTTTCCGTGGCCATGACCAACACCGACGCCGCCATTGTCCGGTGCATGAAGGTACAATCCCCGACCGAATGGCAGAAGGGAGGCGTCGGGCTGGGTCTGCCGTATGCCCTTTTCGGTCGGATGCCTTTCCAGGCTGCCTATATGGTACCGATTGTGGTGAACAAGCAAGCGATCGGTCTGTGTTTTACCGGTCGCTTAAACGGCAAAGGGTTCAACGATCGGGAGTGTGTGTGGATCGATCAGATTGTTTCCCACATCCAGGCCGCCTTTTCGGTGACCCGAACCTGA